The Globicephala melas chromosome 20, mGloMel1.2, whole genome shotgun sequence genome contains a region encoding:
- the CAMTA2 gene encoding calmodulin-binding transcription activator 2 isoform X4, with the protein MNTKDTTEVAENSHHLKIFLPKKLLECLPRCALLPPERLRWNTNEEIASYLITFEKHDEWLSCAPKTRPQNGSIILYNRKKVKYRKDGYLWKKRKDGKTTREDHMKLKVQGMECLYGCYVHSSIVPTFHRRCYWLLQNPDIVLVHYLNVPALEDCGKGCSPIFCSISSDRREWLKWSREELLGQLKPMFYGIKWSCGNGTEEFSVEQLVQQILDTHPTKPAPRTHACLCSGGLGSGSLTHKCSSTKHRIISPKVEPRALTLTSVPHPHPPEPPPLIAPLPPELPKAHTSPSSSSSSSSSSGFAEPLEIRPSPPTSRGGSSTGGTAILLLTGLEQRTGGLTPTRHLASQADPRPSMSLAVVVGSEPSAPPAPPSPAFDPDRFLNSPQRGQTYGGGQGVSPDFPETEAAHTPCPALEPAAALEPQAAARGPAPQPRAGGRRGNCFFVQDDDSGEERKAQGAAPPVPSPPPSPTPSPAPLEPSGRVGRGEALFGGAGGASELEPFSLSSFPELMGELISDEAPSGPAPAPQLSPALSTITDFSPEWSYPEGGVKVLITGPWTEAAEHYSCVFDHIAVPASLVQPGVLRCYCPAHEVGLVSLQVAGREGPLSASVLFEYRARRFLSLPSTQLDWLSLDDNQFRMSILERLEQMEKRMAEIAAAGQAPYRGPDAPPIQDEGQGPGFEARVVVLVESMIPRSTWRCPERLAHGSPFRGMSLLHLAAAQGYARLIETLSQWRSVETGSLDLEQEVDPLNVDHFSCTPLMWACALGHLEAAVLLFRWNRQALSIPDSLGRLPLSVAHSRGHVRLARCLEELQRQEASAEPPFALSPPSSSPDTGLSSVSSPSELSDGTFSVTSAYSSAPDGSPPPAPLPTSEITTMEMVPGQLSSGAPEAPLLLMDYEATNPKGPPPSPPPLPPAPDGRAAPAETDSPPAVDVIPVDMISLAKQIIEATPERIKREDFLGLPEAGAPMRERTGAVGLSETMSWLASYLENVDHFPSSAPPSELPFERGRLAIPPAPSWAEFLSASASGKMESDFALLTLSDHEQRELYEAARVIQTAFRKYKGRRLKEQQEVAAAVIQRCYRKYKQFALYKKMTQAAILIQSKFRSYYEQKRFQQSRRAAVLIQQHYRSYRRRPGPPHRPTGTLPARNKGSFLTKKQDQAARKIMRFLRRCRHRMRELKQNQELEGLPQPGLAT; encoded by the exons ATGAATACCAAGGACACCACCGAGGTTGCTG AGAACAGCCACCACCTGAAGATCTTTCTACCCAAGAAGCTGCTGGAGTGTCTTCCTCGCTGTGCGCTGCTGCCTCCAGAGCGGCTCCGGTGGAATACAAATGAG GAGATTGCATCCTACTTGATCACCTTCGAGAAGCATGATGAGTGGCTATCCTGTGCACCCAAGACAAG GCCTCAGAATGGCTCTATTATCCTCTACAACCGCAAGAAGGTGAAATACCGGAAGGATGGTTACCTCTGGAAGAAGCGGAAGGACGGGAAGACCACCCGAGAGGACCACATGAAGCTGAAGGTCCAGGGCATGGAG TGTCTCTATGGCTGCTACGTTCACTCTTCCATCGTCCCCACATTCCATCGGCGCTGCTACTGGCTGCTCCAG AACCCTGACATCGTCCTTGTGCACTACCTGAACGTCCCAGCCCTGGAGGATTGTGGAAAGGGCTGCAGCCCCATCTTTTGTTCCATCAGCAGCGACCGTCGAGAGTGGCTCAAGTGGTCCCGGGAGGAGCTGTTGGGACAACTGAAGCCCATGT TTTATGGCATCAAGTGGAGCTGTGGGAACGGGACAGAGGAGTTCTCTGTAGAGCAGCTGGTGCAGCAGATCCTGGACACCCACCCGACCAAGCCTGCACCCCGAACTCACGCCTGTCTCTGCAGTGGAGGCCTTG GTTCTGGGAGCCTTACCCACAAATGCAGCAGCACGAAACACCGCATCATCTCTCCCAAAGTGGAGCCCCGAGCTTTAACCCTGACCTCtgtcccccatccccatccccctgAACCCCCTCCACTGATAGCCCCACTTCCCCCAGAGCTCCCCAAGGCACATACCTCCccatcttcttcttcctcttcctcctcttcttccggCTTTGCGGAACCCCTAGAGATCAGACCTAGCCCTCCCACCTCCCGAGGGGGTTCTTCGACAGGAGGCACCGCTATCCTCCTCCTGACGGGACTGGAGCAGCGAACTGGGGGCTTGACGCCCACCAGGCACTTGGCTTCCCAGGCCGATCCTAGGCCTTCCATGAGCTTGGCTGTAGTCGTAGGCTCTGAGCCCTCTGCCCCGCCagctcctcccagccctgcctttgaCCCGGATCGTTTTCTCAACAGCCCACAGAGGGGCCAGACGTATGGAGGAGGGCAGGGGGTAAGCCCAGACTTCCCTGAGACAGAGGCTGCCCATACCCCTTGTCCTGCCCTAGAGCCCGCTGCTGCCCTGGAGCCCCAGGCAGCTGCTCGGGGTCCCGCTCCACAGCCCAGAGCAGGCGGGAGAAGAGGAAACTGCTTCTTCGTTCAAGATGATGACAGTGGGGAGGAGCGCAAGGCCCAGGGGGCTGCCCCACCTGTACCTTCACCCCCTCCTTCACCCACACCCTCACCTGCCCCCTTGGAGCCATCAGGCAGAGTAGGAAGAGGAGAGGCCTTGTTTGGAGGAGCTGGTGGGGCCAGTGAACTGGAGCccttcagtctttcatcattccCTGAGCTCATGGGAGAACTCATCAGTGACGAAGCTCCGAgtggccctgccccagccccccagctcTCTCCTGCTCTTAGCACCATCACAGACTTCTCCCCAGAGTGGTCCTACCCTGAG GGTGGGGTCAAGGTGCTCATCACAGGACCTTGGACAGAGGCCGCCGAGCATTACTCCTGCGTCTTCGATCACATCGCAGTGCCAGCCTCACTTGTCCAGCCTGGTGTCTTACGCTGCTACTGTCCCG CCCATGAGGTTGGGCTGGTGTCTTTGCAGGTGGCAGGGCGGGAGGGACCCCTCTCTGCTTCTGTGCTCTTTGAGTATCGAGCCCGCCGATTCCTGTCACTGCCTAGTACTCAGCTTGACTGGTTGTCACTGGACG ACAACCAGTTCCGGATGTCCATCCTGGAGCGACTGGAGCAGATGGAGAAGCGGATGGCAGAGATTGCGGCAGCTGGCCAGGCCCCCTACCGGGGTCCTGACGCCCCTCCGATTCAG GATGAAGGCCAGGGACCCGGGTTCGAGGCACGGGTGGTAGTCCTGGTAGAGAGCATGATCCCACGCTCCACCTGGAGGTGTCCTGAACGTCTAGCCCATGGAAGCCCCTTCCGGGGCATGAGCCTTCTGCATCTGGCCGCTGCCCAGGGCTACGCCCGCCTCATCGAGACCCTGAGCCAGTGGCG GAGTGTGGAGACCGGAAGCTTAGACTTAGAGCAAGAGGTTGACCCACTCAACGTGGACCATTTCTCTTGCACTCCTCTG ATGTGGGCTTGTGCCCTGGGCCACCTGGAGGCTGCCGTGCTCCTTTTCCGTTGGAACAGACAGGCACTGAGCATTCCCGACTCTCTGGGCCGCCTGCCCCTGTCCGTGGCTCATTCCCGGGGTCACGTGCGCCTCGCCCGCTGCCTTGAGGAACTGCAGAGACAGGAAGCTTCAGCTGAGCCCCCGTTTGCCCTGTCGCCGCCCTCCTCCAGCCCAGACACTG GTCTGAGCAGCGTCTCCTCGCCTTCAGAGCTATCGGATGGCACTTTCTCCGTCACATCAGCCTATTCTAGTGCCCCGGATGGGAGTCCTCCCCCTGCTCCTCTGCCAACCTCTGAGATTACTACTATGGAGATGGTCCCAGGCCAGCTCTCCTCTGGTGCTCCAGAGGCCCCCCTACTCCTCATGGACTATGAAGCCACCAACCCCAAAGGGCCCCCACCCTCACCGCCTCCTCTCCCACCGGCCCCAGATGGTAGGGCTGCTCCAGCGGAAACTGACAGCCCACCAGCTGTGGACGTGATCCCG GTGGACATGATCTCACTGGCCAAGCAGATCATCGAAGCCACACCAGAGCGGATTAAACGGGAGGACTTTCTCGGGCTGCCTGAGGCTGGAGCCCCAATGCGGGAGCGGACAGGGGCCGTGGGGCTCAGCGAGACCATGTCCTGGTTGGCCAGCTACCTGGAGAATGTGGACCATTTCCCCAGCTCAGCCCCTCCCAG CGAACTGCCCTTTGAGCGGGGTCGCCTGGCTATCCCTCCGGCACCTTCCTGGGCAGAGTTTCTCTCTGCGTCCGCCAGTGGCAAGATGGAGAGTGATTTTGCCCTGCTGACCCTATCGGATCACGAGCAGCGGGAACTGTACGAGGCAGCCCGAGTCATCCAGACAGCCTTCCGAAAGTACAAG GGCCGGCGGCTGAAGGAGCAGCAGGAGGTAGCAGCAGCTGTGATCCAGCGCTGTTACCGGAAGTACAAGCAG TTTGCACTCTATAAGAAGATGACCCAGGCGGCCATCCTGATCCAGAGCAAGTTCCGAAGCTACTATGAACAGAAGCGGTTTCAGCAGAGCCGCAGGGCGGCAGTGCTCATCCAGCAGCACTACCGTTCCTACCGCCGCCGGCCCGGGCCTCCCCACCGGCCCACGGGCACCCTGCCTGCCCGCAACAA AGGCTCCTTTCTCACCAAGAAGCAGGACCAGGCAGCCCGGAAGATCATGAGATTCCTGCGGCGCTGCCGGCACAG GATGAGGGAATTGAAGCAGAACCAGGAGCTGGAAGGGCTTCCCCAGCCCGGACTGGCCACCTGA
- the CAMTA2 gene encoding calmodulin-binding transcription activator 2 isoform X2, translating to MNTKDTTEVAENSHHLKIFLPKKLLECLPRCALLPPERLRWNTNEEIASYLITFEKHDEWLSCAPKTRPQNGSIILYNRKKVKYRKDGYLWKKRKDGKTTREDHMKLKVQGMECLYGCYVHSSIVPTFHRRCYWLLQNPDIVLVHYLNVPALEDCGKGCSPIFCSISSDRREWLKWSREELLGQLKPMFYGIKWSCGNGTEEFSVEQLVQQILDTHPTKPAPRTHACLCSGGLGSGSLTHKCSSTKHRIISPKVEPRALTLTSVPHPHPPEPPPLIAPLPPELPKAHTSPSSSSSSSSSSGFAEPLEIRPSPPTSRGGSSTGGTAILLLTGLEQRTGGLTPTRHLASQADPRPSMSLAVVVGSEPSAPPAPPSPAFDPDRFLNSPQRGQTYGGGQGVSPDFPETEAAHTPCPALEPAAALEPQAAARGPAPQPRAGGRRGNCFFVQDDDSGEERKAQGAAPPVPSPPPSPTPSPAPLEPSGRVGRGEALFGGAGGASELEPFSLSSFPELMGELISDEAPSGPAPAPQLSPALSTITDFSPEWSYPEGGVKVLITGPWTEAAEHYSCVFDHIAVPASLVQPGVLRCYCPAHEVGLVSLQVAGREGPLSASVLFEYRARRFLSLPSTQLDWLSLDDNQFRMSILERLEQMEKRMAEIAAAGQAPYRGPDAPPIQDEGQGPGFEARVVVLVESMIPRSTWRCPERLAHGSPFRGMSLLHLAAAQGYARLIETLSQWRSVETGSLDLEQEVDPLNVDHFSCTPLMWACALGHLEAAVLLFRWNRQALSIPDSLGRLPLSVAHSRGHVRLARCLEELQRQEASAEPPFALSPPSSSPDTGLSSVSSPSELSDGTFSVTSAYSSAPDGSPPPAPLPTSEITTMEMVPGQLSSGAPEAPLLLMDYEATNPKGPPPSPPPLPPAPDGRAAPAETDSPPAVDVIPVDMISLAKQIIEATPERIKREDFLGLPEAGAPMRERTGAVGLSETMSWLASYLENVDHFPSSAPPSELPFERGRLAIPPAPSWAEFLSASASGKMESDFALLTLSDHEQRELYEAARVIQTAFRKYKGRRLKEQQEVAAAVIQRCYRKYKQLTWIALKFALYKKMTQAAILIQSKFRSYYEQKRFQQSRRAAVLIQQHYRSYRRRPGPPHRPTGTLPARNKGSFLTKKQDQAARKIMRFLRRCRHRMRELKQNQELEGLPQPGLAT from the exons ATGAATACCAAGGACACCACCGAGGTTGCTG AGAACAGCCACCACCTGAAGATCTTTCTACCCAAGAAGCTGCTGGAGTGTCTTCCTCGCTGTGCGCTGCTGCCTCCAGAGCGGCTCCGGTGGAATACAAATGAG GAGATTGCATCCTACTTGATCACCTTCGAGAAGCATGATGAGTGGCTATCCTGTGCACCCAAGACAAG GCCTCAGAATGGCTCTATTATCCTCTACAACCGCAAGAAGGTGAAATACCGGAAGGATGGTTACCTCTGGAAGAAGCGGAAGGACGGGAAGACCACCCGAGAGGACCACATGAAGCTGAAGGTCCAGGGCATGGAG TGTCTCTATGGCTGCTACGTTCACTCTTCCATCGTCCCCACATTCCATCGGCGCTGCTACTGGCTGCTCCAG AACCCTGACATCGTCCTTGTGCACTACCTGAACGTCCCAGCCCTGGAGGATTGTGGAAAGGGCTGCAGCCCCATCTTTTGTTCCATCAGCAGCGACCGTCGAGAGTGGCTCAAGTGGTCCCGGGAGGAGCTGTTGGGACAACTGAAGCCCATGT TTTATGGCATCAAGTGGAGCTGTGGGAACGGGACAGAGGAGTTCTCTGTAGAGCAGCTGGTGCAGCAGATCCTGGACACCCACCCGACCAAGCCTGCACCCCGAACTCACGCCTGTCTCTGCAGTGGAGGCCTTG GTTCTGGGAGCCTTACCCACAAATGCAGCAGCACGAAACACCGCATCATCTCTCCCAAAGTGGAGCCCCGAGCTTTAACCCTGACCTCtgtcccccatccccatccccctgAACCCCCTCCACTGATAGCCCCACTTCCCCCAGAGCTCCCCAAGGCACATACCTCCccatcttcttcttcctcttcctcctcttcttccggCTTTGCGGAACCCCTAGAGATCAGACCTAGCCCTCCCACCTCCCGAGGGGGTTCTTCGACAGGAGGCACCGCTATCCTCCTCCTGACGGGACTGGAGCAGCGAACTGGGGGCTTGACGCCCACCAGGCACTTGGCTTCCCAGGCCGATCCTAGGCCTTCCATGAGCTTGGCTGTAGTCGTAGGCTCTGAGCCCTCTGCCCCGCCagctcctcccagccctgcctttgaCCCGGATCGTTTTCTCAACAGCCCACAGAGGGGCCAGACGTATGGAGGAGGGCAGGGGGTAAGCCCAGACTTCCCTGAGACAGAGGCTGCCCATACCCCTTGTCCTGCCCTAGAGCCCGCTGCTGCCCTGGAGCCCCAGGCAGCTGCTCGGGGTCCCGCTCCACAGCCCAGAGCAGGCGGGAGAAGAGGAAACTGCTTCTTCGTTCAAGATGATGACAGTGGGGAGGAGCGCAAGGCCCAGGGGGCTGCCCCACCTGTACCTTCACCCCCTCCTTCACCCACACCCTCACCTGCCCCCTTGGAGCCATCAGGCAGAGTAGGAAGAGGAGAGGCCTTGTTTGGAGGAGCTGGTGGGGCCAGTGAACTGGAGCccttcagtctttcatcattccCTGAGCTCATGGGAGAACTCATCAGTGACGAAGCTCCGAgtggccctgccccagccccccagctcTCTCCTGCTCTTAGCACCATCACAGACTTCTCCCCAGAGTGGTCCTACCCTGAG GGTGGGGTCAAGGTGCTCATCACAGGACCTTGGACAGAGGCCGCCGAGCATTACTCCTGCGTCTTCGATCACATCGCAGTGCCAGCCTCACTTGTCCAGCCTGGTGTCTTACGCTGCTACTGTCCCG CCCATGAGGTTGGGCTGGTGTCTTTGCAGGTGGCAGGGCGGGAGGGACCCCTCTCTGCTTCTGTGCTCTTTGAGTATCGAGCCCGCCGATTCCTGTCACTGCCTAGTACTCAGCTTGACTGGTTGTCACTGGACG ACAACCAGTTCCGGATGTCCATCCTGGAGCGACTGGAGCAGATGGAGAAGCGGATGGCAGAGATTGCGGCAGCTGGCCAGGCCCCCTACCGGGGTCCTGACGCCCCTCCGATTCAG GATGAAGGCCAGGGACCCGGGTTCGAGGCACGGGTGGTAGTCCTGGTAGAGAGCATGATCCCACGCTCCACCTGGAGGTGTCCTGAACGTCTAGCCCATGGAAGCCCCTTCCGGGGCATGAGCCTTCTGCATCTGGCCGCTGCCCAGGGCTACGCCCGCCTCATCGAGACCCTGAGCCAGTGGCG GAGTGTGGAGACCGGAAGCTTAGACTTAGAGCAAGAGGTTGACCCACTCAACGTGGACCATTTCTCTTGCACTCCTCTG ATGTGGGCTTGTGCCCTGGGCCACCTGGAGGCTGCCGTGCTCCTTTTCCGTTGGAACAGACAGGCACTGAGCATTCCCGACTCTCTGGGCCGCCTGCCCCTGTCCGTGGCTCATTCCCGGGGTCACGTGCGCCTCGCCCGCTGCCTTGAGGAACTGCAGAGACAGGAAGCTTCAGCTGAGCCCCCGTTTGCCCTGTCGCCGCCCTCCTCCAGCCCAGACACTG GTCTGAGCAGCGTCTCCTCGCCTTCAGAGCTATCGGATGGCACTTTCTCCGTCACATCAGCCTATTCTAGTGCCCCGGATGGGAGTCCTCCCCCTGCTCCTCTGCCAACCTCTGAGATTACTACTATGGAGATGGTCCCAGGCCAGCTCTCCTCTGGTGCTCCAGAGGCCCCCCTACTCCTCATGGACTATGAAGCCACCAACCCCAAAGGGCCCCCACCCTCACCGCCTCCTCTCCCACCGGCCCCAGATGGTAGGGCTGCTCCAGCGGAAACTGACAGCCCACCAGCTGTGGACGTGATCCCG GTGGACATGATCTCACTGGCCAAGCAGATCATCGAAGCCACACCAGAGCGGATTAAACGGGAGGACTTTCTCGGGCTGCCTGAGGCTGGAGCCCCAATGCGGGAGCGGACAGGGGCCGTGGGGCTCAGCGAGACCATGTCCTGGTTGGCCAGCTACCTGGAGAATGTGGACCATTTCCCCAGCTCAGCCCCTCCCAG CGAACTGCCCTTTGAGCGGGGTCGCCTGGCTATCCCTCCGGCACCTTCCTGGGCAGAGTTTCTCTCTGCGTCCGCCAGTGGCAAGATGGAGAGTGATTTTGCCCTGCTGACCCTATCGGATCACGAGCAGCGGGAACTGTACGAGGCAGCCCGAGTCATCCAGACAGCCTTCCGAAAGTACAAG GGCCGGCGGCTGAAGGAGCAGCAGGAGGTAGCAGCAGCTGTGATCCAGCGCTGTTACCGGAAGTACAAGCAG CTGACCTGGATTGCACTTAAG TTTGCACTCTATAAGAAGATGACCCAGGCGGCCATCCTGATCCAGAGCAAGTTCCGAAGCTACTATGAACAGAAGCGGTTTCAGCAGAGCCGCAGGGCGGCAGTGCTCATCCAGCAGCACTACCGTTCCTACCGCCGCCGGCCCGGGCCTCCCCACCGGCCCACGGGCACCCTGCCTGCCCGCAACAA AGGCTCCTTTCTCACCAAGAAGCAGGACCAGGCAGCCCGGAAGATCATGAGATTCCTGCGGCGCTGCCGGCACAG GATGAGGGAATTGAAGCAGAACCAGGAGCTGGAAGGGCTTCCCCAGCCCGGACTGGCCACCTGA
- the CAMTA2 gene encoding calmodulin-binding transcription activator 2 isoform X6 — protein MNTKDTTEVAENSHHLKIFLPKKLLECLPRCALLPPERLRWNTNEEIASYLITFEKHDEWLSCAPKTRPQNGSIILYNRKKVKYRKDGYLWKKRKDGKTTREDHMKLKVQGMENPDIVLVHYLNVPALEDCGKGCSPIFCSISSDRREWLKWSREELLGQLKPMFYGIKWSCGNGTEEFSVEQLVQQILDTHPTKPAPRTHACLCSGGLGSGSLTHKCSSTKHRIISPKVEPRALTLTSVPHPHPPEPPPLIAPLPPELPKAHTSPSSSSSSSSSSGFAEPLEIRPSPPTSRGGSSTGGTAILLLTGLEQRTGGLTPTRHLASQADPRPSMSLAVVVGSEPSAPPAPPSPAFDPDRFLNSPQRGQTYGGGQGVSPDFPETEAAHTPCPALEPAAALEPQAAARGPAPQPRAGGRRGNCFFVQDDDSGEERKAQGAAPPVPSPPPSPTPSPAPLEPSGRVGRGEALFGGAGGASELEPFSLSSFPELMGELISDEAPSGPAPAPQLSPALSTITDFSPEWSYPEGGVKVLITGPWTEAAEHYSCVFDHIAVPASLVQPGVLRCYCPAHEVGLVSLQVAGREGPLSASVLFEYRARRFLSLPSTQLDWLSLDDNQFRMSILERLEQMEKRMAEIAAAGQAPYRGPDAPPIQDEGQGPGFEARVVVLVESMIPRSTWRCPERLAHGSPFRGMSLLHLAAAQGYARLIETLSQWRSVETGSLDLEQEVDPLNVDHFSCTPLMWACALGHLEAAVLLFRWNRQALSIPDSLGRLPLSVAHSRGHVRLARCLEELQRQEASAEPPFALSPPSSSPDTGLSSVSSPSELSDGTFSVTSAYSSAPDGSPPPAPLPTSEITTMEMVPGQLSSGAPEAPLLLMDYEATNPKGPPPSPPPLPPAPDGRAAPAETDSPPAVDVIPVDMISLAKQIIEATPERIKREDFLGLPEAGAPMRERTGAVGLSETMSWLASYLENVDHFPSSAPPSELPFERGRLAIPPAPSWAEFLSASASGKMESDFALLTLSDHEQRELYEAARVIQTAFRKYKGRRLKEQQEVAAAVIQRCYRKYKQFALYKKMTQAAILIQSKFRSYYEQKRFQQSRRAAVLIQQHYRSYRRRPGPPHRPTGTLPARNKGSFLTKKQDQAARKIMRFLRRCRHRMRELKQNQELEGLPQPGLAT, from the exons ATGAATACCAAGGACACCACCGAGGTTGCTG AGAACAGCCACCACCTGAAGATCTTTCTACCCAAGAAGCTGCTGGAGTGTCTTCCTCGCTGTGCGCTGCTGCCTCCAGAGCGGCTCCGGTGGAATACAAATGAG GAGATTGCATCCTACTTGATCACCTTCGAGAAGCATGATGAGTGGCTATCCTGTGCACCCAAGACAAG GCCTCAGAATGGCTCTATTATCCTCTACAACCGCAAGAAGGTGAAATACCGGAAGGATGGTTACCTCTGGAAGAAGCGGAAGGACGGGAAGACCACCCGAGAGGACCACATGAAGCTGAAGGTCCAGGGCATGGAG AACCCTGACATCGTCCTTGTGCACTACCTGAACGTCCCAGCCCTGGAGGATTGTGGAAAGGGCTGCAGCCCCATCTTTTGTTCCATCAGCAGCGACCGTCGAGAGTGGCTCAAGTGGTCCCGGGAGGAGCTGTTGGGACAACTGAAGCCCATGT TTTATGGCATCAAGTGGAGCTGTGGGAACGGGACAGAGGAGTTCTCTGTAGAGCAGCTGGTGCAGCAGATCCTGGACACCCACCCGACCAAGCCTGCACCCCGAACTCACGCCTGTCTCTGCAGTGGAGGCCTTG GTTCTGGGAGCCTTACCCACAAATGCAGCAGCACGAAACACCGCATCATCTCTCCCAAAGTGGAGCCCCGAGCTTTAACCCTGACCTCtgtcccccatccccatccccctgAACCCCCTCCACTGATAGCCCCACTTCCCCCAGAGCTCCCCAAGGCACATACCTCCccatcttcttcttcctcttcctcctcttcttccggCTTTGCGGAACCCCTAGAGATCAGACCTAGCCCTCCCACCTCCCGAGGGGGTTCTTCGACAGGAGGCACCGCTATCCTCCTCCTGACGGGACTGGAGCAGCGAACTGGGGGCTTGACGCCCACCAGGCACTTGGCTTCCCAGGCCGATCCTAGGCCTTCCATGAGCTTGGCTGTAGTCGTAGGCTCTGAGCCCTCTGCCCCGCCagctcctcccagccctgcctttgaCCCGGATCGTTTTCTCAACAGCCCACAGAGGGGCCAGACGTATGGAGGAGGGCAGGGGGTAAGCCCAGACTTCCCTGAGACAGAGGCTGCCCATACCCCTTGTCCTGCCCTAGAGCCCGCTGCTGCCCTGGAGCCCCAGGCAGCTGCTCGGGGTCCCGCTCCACAGCCCAGAGCAGGCGGGAGAAGAGGAAACTGCTTCTTCGTTCAAGATGATGACAGTGGGGAGGAGCGCAAGGCCCAGGGGGCTGCCCCACCTGTACCTTCACCCCCTCCTTCACCCACACCCTCACCTGCCCCCTTGGAGCCATCAGGCAGAGTAGGAAGAGGAGAGGCCTTGTTTGGAGGAGCTGGTGGGGCCAGTGAACTGGAGCccttcagtctttcatcattccCTGAGCTCATGGGAGAACTCATCAGTGACGAAGCTCCGAgtggccctgccccagccccccagctcTCTCCTGCTCTTAGCACCATCACAGACTTCTCCCCAGAGTGGTCCTACCCTGAG GGTGGGGTCAAGGTGCTCATCACAGGACCTTGGACAGAGGCCGCCGAGCATTACTCCTGCGTCTTCGATCACATCGCAGTGCCAGCCTCACTTGTCCAGCCTGGTGTCTTACGCTGCTACTGTCCCG CCCATGAGGTTGGGCTGGTGTCTTTGCAGGTGGCAGGGCGGGAGGGACCCCTCTCTGCTTCTGTGCTCTTTGAGTATCGAGCCCGCCGATTCCTGTCACTGCCTAGTACTCAGCTTGACTGGTTGTCACTGGACG ACAACCAGTTCCGGATGTCCATCCTGGAGCGACTGGAGCAGATGGAGAAGCGGATGGCAGAGATTGCGGCAGCTGGCCAGGCCCCCTACCGGGGTCCTGACGCCCCTCCGATTCAG GATGAAGGCCAGGGACCCGGGTTCGAGGCACGGGTGGTAGTCCTGGTAGAGAGCATGATCCCACGCTCCACCTGGAGGTGTCCTGAACGTCTAGCCCATGGAAGCCCCTTCCGGGGCATGAGCCTTCTGCATCTGGCCGCTGCCCAGGGCTACGCCCGCCTCATCGAGACCCTGAGCCAGTGGCG GAGTGTGGAGACCGGAAGCTTAGACTTAGAGCAAGAGGTTGACCCACTCAACGTGGACCATTTCTCTTGCACTCCTCTG ATGTGGGCTTGTGCCCTGGGCCACCTGGAGGCTGCCGTGCTCCTTTTCCGTTGGAACAGACAGGCACTGAGCATTCCCGACTCTCTGGGCCGCCTGCCCCTGTCCGTGGCTCATTCCCGGGGTCACGTGCGCCTCGCCCGCTGCCTTGAGGAACTGCAGAGACAGGAAGCTTCAGCTGAGCCCCCGTTTGCCCTGTCGCCGCCCTCCTCCAGCCCAGACACTG GTCTGAGCAGCGTCTCCTCGCCTTCAGAGCTATCGGATGGCACTTTCTCCGTCACATCAGCCTATTCTAGTGCCCCGGATGGGAGTCCTCCCCCTGCTCCTCTGCCAACCTCTGAGATTACTACTATGGAGATGGTCCCAGGCCAGCTCTCCTCTGGTGCTCCAGAGGCCCCCCTACTCCTCATGGACTATGAAGCCACCAACCCCAAAGGGCCCCCACCCTCACCGCCTCCTCTCCCACCGGCCCCAGATGGTAGGGCTGCTCCAGCGGAAACTGACAGCCCACCAGCTGTGGACGTGATCCCG GTGGACATGATCTCACTGGCCAAGCAGATCATCGAAGCCACACCAGAGCGGATTAAACGGGAGGACTTTCTCGGGCTGCCTGAGGCTGGAGCCCCAATGCGGGAGCGGACAGGGGCCGTGGGGCTCAGCGAGACCATGTCCTGGTTGGCCAGCTACCTGGAGAATGTGGACCATTTCCCCAGCTCAGCCCCTCCCAG CGAACTGCCCTTTGAGCGGGGTCGCCTGGCTATCCCTCCGGCACCTTCCTGGGCAGAGTTTCTCTCTGCGTCCGCCAGTGGCAAGATGGAGAGTGATTTTGCCCTGCTGACCCTATCGGATCACGAGCAGCGGGAACTGTACGAGGCAGCCCGAGTCATCCAGACAGCCTTCCGAAAGTACAAG GGCCGGCGGCTGAAGGAGCAGCAGGAGGTAGCAGCAGCTGTGATCCAGCGCTGTTACCGGAAGTACAAGCAG TTTGCACTCTATAAGAAGATGACCCAGGCGGCCATCCTGATCCAGAGCAAGTTCCGAAGCTACTATGAACAGAAGCGGTTTCAGCAGAGCCGCAGGGCGGCAGTGCTCATCCAGCAGCACTACCGTTCCTACCGCCGCCGGCCCGGGCCTCCCCACCGGCCCACGGGCACCCTGCCTGCCCGCAACAA AGGCTCCTTTCTCACCAAGAAGCAGGACCAGGCAGCCCGGAAGATCATGAGATTCCTGCGGCGCTGCCGGCACAG GATGAGGGAATTGAAGCAGAACCAGGAGCTGGAAGGGCTTCCCCAGCCCGGACTGGCCACCTGA